Genomic DNA from Streptosporangiales bacterium:
CCAACCAGACGATCCTGCTGACCGGCCTGGCCGGCCTGCTCGCCGGTGCACTGTCGATGGGTGCCGGTGAGTACGTGTCGGTGCGTTCGCAGCGGGAGCTGCTCGATGCGTCCGCGCCGAGCCCGGACACCGGTGCCGCGGTGTCGCACCTGGACATCGACGCGAACGAGCTGGCGCTCGTCTACCGGGCGCGCGGGATGGCCGAGGCTGAGGCGGAGGCGAAGGCCAACGAGGTGATCACCGCGCACGGCAGGGACGCCGGCGTCTCCGCCGGTGCCGAGCAGGCGGGCGACGTGCACGAGGCGGTCGGCACCGGCTTGCGGGCCGCGGTGTCGAGCTTCTGCTTCTTCGCCTCGGGTGCGCTGATCCCCGTGCTGCCGTTCCTTGTCGGGTTCGAGGGCCTGGTCGCGGCCGGGACGGCCGCGGTGCTCGTCGGGCTGGCACTGCTCGTCACCGGCGCCGTCGTCGGTCTGCTCTCCGGCGCGCCGCCGCTGCGCCGTGCCCTGCGGCAGCTGCTGATCGGCTACGGGGCAGCGACCGCGACGTACCTGCTCGGCCTGCTGTTCGGCACTACGCTCGGCTGATGACCTCGATCCGATACGGCCTCAAGCTCAGCCAGCAGGCGACCATGGAGCAGCTCCGTGCCGTCTGGCAGCTCACCGACCAGGCGGGCTTCGACCACTGCTGGAACATGGACCATCTCGCCACCCTCGGCCCGCGCCAGGACGGTGACATCTTCGAGGCGTGGACCATGCTCGCCGGCATGGCCGCCCTGACCTCGCGGACGCGGCTCGGCTGCTCGGTCGCAGGGAACACGTACCGGCACCCGGCGGTGCTCGCCAAAGCGGCGGTGACCGTGGACCACCTGTCCGGCGGCCGGCTGGAGTTCGGTATCGGCTCGGCGTGGGCGGAGAACGAGCACACCATGCTCGGCCTGCCGTTCGGCACGGCA
This window encodes:
- a CDS encoding rubrerythrin family protein, which encodes MPAAKSIGDHPASPRPQPGPAEIKRWRQYLADERAEAAVYRDLARRRTGEERAILLALAAAEKRHEQHWLELLGDEVGMPRKGGIRTRLLGFLARRFGSVFVLALAQRAEARSPYSSDVHATPSMAADEQIHEEVVRGLATRGRNRLSGTFRAAVFGANDGLVSNLALVMGIAASGVSNQTILLTGLAGLLAGALSMGAGEYVSVRSQRELLDASAPSPDTGAAVSHLDIDANELALVYRARGMAEAEAEAKANEVITAHGRDAGVSAGAEQAGDVHEAVGTGLRAAVSSFCFFASGALIPVLPFLVGFEGLVAAGTAAVLVGLALLVTGAVVGLLSGAPPLRRALRQLLIGYGAATATYLLGLLFGTTLG
- a CDS encoding LLM class flavin-dependent oxidoreductase, which gives rise to MTSIRYGLKLSQQATMEQLRAVWQLTDQAGFDHCWNMDHLATLGPRQDGDIFEAWTMLAGMAALTSRTRLGCSVAGNTYRHPAVLAKAAVTVDHLSGGRLEFGIGSAWAENEHTMLGLPFGTARDRADWLDESCQVIRSLWTEERTTFAGAHYQLVHAIAEPKPVQRPHPPI